The Elaeis guineensis isolate ETL-2024a chromosome 13, EG11, whole genome shotgun sequence genome includes a region encoding these proteins:
- the LOC105056756 gene encoding probable flavin-containing monooxygenase 1 isoform X1: MADNGAPRVAIIGGGISGLAAAKQLASLNPVVFEATRSIGGVWKHCSYRSTRLQTPREDYEFSDYRWSDRTDPTFPTHTEILDYLHGYAEHFGLWSFIKLESRVVEIRYLGDQTKAGFTEFWGAEGRLPLTGNPVWEVGVVTGQSETVEWYKFEFVVMCIGKYGDIPNMPAFPHGKGPEIFHGKVMHSLDYCKLDEEASKELMSGKKVAVIGYKKSAIDLAVECAEANQGPDGHPCTMVIRTLHWTVPSYSIWGLPFFMFYATRFSQFLHERPNQGMLRSALCFLLNPLRRGVSKFIESYLTWKLPLEKYGLKPDHPFEEDYASCQMAILPENFFTEAEKGMISFKRSSTWWFWDGGIVLDDNTKLEADVVFLATGFDGKKKLRSVLPEPFRGLIVDSSGVMPLYRGTIHPLIPNMAFVGYIESVSNLHTSELRCKWLARLLKGQFQLPSVEQMFGQINRETDVMKRTTRFYRRHCISTYSIHHSDEICEEIGWKPWRKGNWLSEAFSPYNNQDYKEE; encoded by the exons ATGGCTGACAACGGTGCGCCGAGGGTGGCAATCATCGGTGGAGGGATCAGTGGCCTCGCAGCGGCGAAGCAGCTTGCTTCCTTGAACCCAGTGGTCTTCGAGGCCACGAGATCAATCGGAGGGGTGTGGAAGCACTGCTCCTACCGCTCGACGAGGCTGCAGACCCCCCGGGAGGACTACGAGTTCTCCGACTACCGGTGGAGCGACCGTACCGACCCCACGTTCCCGACTCACACCGAGATACTGGACTACCTGCATGGCTACGCCGAACACTTTGGTTTGTGGAGTTTTattaagctggagtcgagggtggTGGAGATCCGGTACCTCGGAGACCAGACCAAGGCCGGGTTCACCGAGTTTTGGGGGGCTGAGGGGCGCCTGCCCCTCACCGGAAACCCGGTGTGGGAGGTCGGGGTGGTGACCGGCCAGTCAGAGACCGTTGAG TGGTACAAGTTTGAGTTTGTGGTGATGTGCATCGGAAAATATGGTGATATACCAAATATGCCGGCTTTCCCACATGGCAAGGGACCGGAGATATTCCATGGGAAGGTGATGCATTCCCTGGATTACTGTAAACTTGACGAGGAAGCCAGCAAGGAATTGATGAGTGGAAAGAAGGTTGCAGTTATCGGTTACAAGAAATCAGCCATCGACCTTGCTGTAGAATGTGCTGAGGCCAACCAAG GGCCAGATGGGCACCCTTGCACCATGGTCATAAGGACCTTGCACTGGACGGTTCCTTCCTACTCCATATGGGGCCTACCTTTCTTCATGTTCTACGCTACAAGGTTTTCTCAGTTCCTCCATGAAAGGCCTAATCAAGGAATGCTAAGATCTGCTCTCTGCTTCCTCTTGAACCCATTG AGGAGAGGTGTTTCCAAGTTCATCGAGTCTTATCTCACATGGAAGCTTCCACTAGAAAAGTATGGCTTGAAACCAGATCACCCCTTTGAGGAGGATTACGCATCATGCCAGATGGCGATATTGCCCGAGAACTTCTTCACGGAGGCCGAGAAAGGGATGATCTCATTTAAAAGATCATCCACGTGGTGGTTTTGGGATGGGGGCATCGTTTTAGATGACAACACCAAGTTGGAGGCTGATGTTGTGTTCCTAGCCACTGGTTTTGATGGCAAGAAGAAGCTGAGGTCGGTGCTGCCAGAGCCCTTCCGTGGATTGATAGTTGACTCTTCTGGTGTCATGCCGCTATATAG AGGTACAATTCACCCTCTGATCCCCAATATGGCATTCGTGGGCTACATTGAGAGCGTGTCGAACCTTCACACTTCTGAGCTGCGGTGCAAATGGCTGGCCAGGCTGCTCAAGGGACAATTCCAGCTTCCAAGCGTGGAGCAAATGTTTGGGCAAATCAACCGGGAGACGGATGTGATGAAGAGGACAACCAGGTTCTATCGCCGCCACTGCATTTCCACTTACAGCATCCACCACAGTGACGAGATCTGCGAAGAGATAGGGTGGAAGCCATGGAGGAAGGGGAACTGGCTCTCAGAGGCCTTCAGCCCTTACAACAACCAGGACTACAAAGAAGAGTGA
- the LOC105056756 gene encoding probable flavin-containing monooxygenase 1 isoform X2, with the protein MADNGAPRVAIIGGGISGLAAAKQLASLNPVVFEATRSIGGVWKHCSYRSTRLQTPREDYEFSDYRWSDRTDPTFPTHTEILDYLHGYAEHFGLWSFIKLESRVVEIRYLGDQTKAGFTEFWGAEGRLPLTGNPVWEVGVVTGQSETVEWYKFEFVVMCIGKYGDIPNMPAFPHGKGPEIFHGKVMHSLDYCKLDEEASKELMSGKKVAVIGYKKSAIDLAVECAEANQGPDGHPCTMVIRTLHWTVPSYWRGVSKFIESYLTWKLPLEKYGLKPDHPFEEDYASCQMAILPENFFTEAEKGMISFKRSSTWWFWDGGIVLDDNTKLEADVVFLATGFDGKKKLRSVLPEPFRGLIVDSSGVMPLYRGTIHPLIPNMAFVGYIESVSNLHTSELRCKWLARLLKGQFQLPSVEQMFGQINRETDVMKRTTRFYRRHCISTYSIHHSDEICEEIGWKPWRKGNWLSEAFSPYNNQDYKEE; encoded by the exons ATGGCTGACAACGGTGCGCCGAGGGTGGCAATCATCGGTGGAGGGATCAGTGGCCTCGCAGCGGCGAAGCAGCTTGCTTCCTTGAACCCAGTGGTCTTCGAGGCCACGAGATCAATCGGAGGGGTGTGGAAGCACTGCTCCTACCGCTCGACGAGGCTGCAGACCCCCCGGGAGGACTACGAGTTCTCCGACTACCGGTGGAGCGACCGTACCGACCCCACGTTCCCGACTCACACCGAGATACTGGACTACCTGCATGGCTACGCCGAACACTTTGGTTTGTGGAGTTTTattaagctggagtcgagggtggTGGAGATCCGGTACCTCGGAGACCAGACCAAGGCCGGGTTCACCGAGTTTTGGGGGGCTGAGGGGCGCCTGCCCCTCACCGGAAACCCGGTGTGGGAGGTCGGGGTGGTGACCGGCCAGTCAGAGACCGTTGAG TGGTACAAGTTTGAGTTTGTGGTGATGTGCATCGGAAAATATGGTGATATACCAAATATGCCGGCTTTCCCACATGGCAAGGGACCGGAGATATTCCATGGGAAGGTGATGCATTCCCTGGATTACTGTAAACTTGACGAGGAAGCCAGCAAGGAATTGATGAGTGGAAAGAAGGTTGCAGTTATCGGTTACAAGAAATCAGCCATCGACCTTGCTGTAGAATGTGCTGAGGCCAACCAAG GGCCAGATGGGCACCCTTGCACCATGGTCATAAGGACCTTGCACTGGACGGTTCCTTCCTACT GGAGAGGTGTTTCCAAGTTCATCGAGTCTTATCTCACATGGAAGCTTCCACTAGAAAAGTATGGCTTGAAACCAGATCACCCCTTTGAGGAGGATTACGCATCATGCCAGATGGCGATATTGCCCGAGAACTTCTTCACGGAGGCCGAGAAAGGGATGATCTCATTTAAAAGATCATCCACGTGGTGGTTTTGGGATGGGGGCATCGTTTTAGATGACAACACCAAGTTGGAGGCTGATGTTGTGTTCCTAGCCACTGGTTTTGATGGCAAGAAGAAGCTGAGGTCGGTGCTGCCAGAGCCCTTCCGTGGATTGATAGTTGACTCTTCTGGTGTCATGCCGCTATATAG AGGTACAATTCACCCTCTGATCCCCAATATGGCATTCGTGGGCTACATTGAGAGCGTGTCGAACCTTCACACTTCTGAGCTGCGGTGCAAATGGCTGGCCAGGCTGCTCAAGGGACAATTCCAGCTTCCAAGCGTGGAGCAAATGTTTGGGCAAATCAACCGGGAGACGGATGTGATGAAGAGGACAACCAGGTTCTATCGCCGCCACTGCATTTCCACTTACAGCATCCACCACAGTGACGAGATCTGCGAAGAGATAGGGTGGAAGCCATGGAGGAAGGGGAACTGGCTCTCAGAGGCCTTCAGCCCTTACAACAACCAGGACTACAAAGAAGAGTGA